The DNA window ATTGAAAGAAAAATCACTACTTTTTCTCTAGATATGCTCCCAAGAACTACCAGAGCTCAAGCAATGGATGTTTTGAGTTCTCAAGCTAATATTGCAGGTTACAAAGCGGTTTTACTTGCTGCTAATTCTTACGGAAGATATTTCCCAATGTTTATGACCGCTGCAGGAAGCATTGCTCCCGCCAAAATGCTTATTTTAGGAGCTGGAGTGGCTGGTTTACAAGCCATTGCTACCGCAAAAAGATTAGGCGCTGTAGTAGAAGTTTTCGATACAAGACCTGCGGTAAAAGAAGAAGTAATGAGTCTTGGTGCTAAATTTGTAGAAGTGGAAGGCGCTGCAGATGCCAGTACAGCTGGTGGTTATGCAGTAGAACAAACCGAAGAATACAAACAAAAACAACAACAGAGAATTGCCGAAAGTGTGGCAAAATCTGATATTATCATCACTACAGCACAGATTCCTGGAAAAAAAGCTCCGATTTTAATTACCGAAGAAATGCTCAATTCTATGAGAAACGGCTCTGTAATTATAGATTTAGCAGCTTCTACTGGTGGTAATACTCCATTTACTAAAAATAACGAAACGGTAAATTATAACGGTGTTTCTATTATAGGAAATTCTTCTCTACAATCTACCATGCCTTCTGACGCAAGTAAATTGTACGGAAAAAATATTGTAAATTTCTTACAACTCATCATTGACAAAGAAGCAAACTTTAACCTCAACTGGGAAGACGATTTGGTAAAAGGCGCTTGTATTACCCACAATGGTGAAATTATTAACGATA is part of the Cloacibacterium normanense genome and encodes:
- a CDS encoding Re/Si-specific NAD(P)(+) transhydrogenase subunit alpha encodes the protein MIIGVLKEPSFETRVSLLAESAAALIKKGNKLIVESGAGDKSFNNNQEYEKVGAEIKSRAEVLEQADILLSIHPLQDEDFPKISSKILLGVYQPLSNGENVIKSIERKITTFSLDMLPRTTRAQAMDVLSSQANIAGYKAVLLAANSYGRYFPMFMTAAGSIAPAKMLILGAGVAGLQAIATAKRLGAVVEVFDTRPAVKEEVMSLGAKFVEVEGAADASTAGGYAVEQTEEYKQKQQQRIAESVAKSDIIITTAQIPGKKAPILITEEMLNSMRNGSVIIDLAASTGGNTPFTKNNETVNYNGVSIIGNSSLQSTMPSDASKLYGKNIVNFLQLIIDKEANFNLNWEDDLVKGACITHNGEIINDRVKSILSPSMNN